Genomic window (Pseudopipra pipra isolate bDixPip1 chromosome 7, bDixPip1.hap1, whole genome shotgun sequence):
CAGCGGGGCAGCGCAgagccgccgcggcggcggcgacgGGGAGATGGGCAGATCGTGACGGGTTTTCGGGGGGcgggttttttgggggggccGTGGTGCCGCCGCACACACctttttgggtttgattttttttttttcttttggtggtGGAAATATAAGCTGATCGGGAGAAGGGGGAGAGAAGCCCTCGAGTGTCTCCCCGGTTTTGGATCCATCCgtgagagggagagaaaaaaaaatctcagctcCAGCCCAACAAGTggattttaatctcttttttcttctttttttttcttctttttttttttctttttaaatttttcctcccccttttccaccccgCCACCCACCGTCAAAGTGGGGTGGGCGTAAAGTGGGTGGGTGGGGGGGAAAAGAGGCAGCGATCTCCGTGGCGGCGGCTGAGCATGGAAGAGCCGCCGGAGGGGCACGGCCACCGAGACGCGGCGCCCGGCCCGGCGAgcagcggcagcggcagcgATGGCGAGAGCGTGCCCgtgtcccccagccccgcgCCCGCCTCCCCCGCCGCGCCCTGCCCCCTGCCTctgccccgccgccgccacccgccgcccccgccgccgcccccgccgccgccgccccacCGCACCACCAACTTTTTCATCGACAACATCCTGAGGCCGGACTTCGGCTGCAAGAAGGAGCCGCCCGCGCCGGCCggcggcggaggaggaggaggcagccgGGAGCGGGACGGAGACCGGGGGCAGAGCTCAGGTAGAGAAAACGTCAACCCGCTGCTGGCCCGGCCGCCCAACCCGCCCGTCCTCCTCTGCCCGGACTCGAACTGCCGTCCCGACGgctccgcgccgccgccgcccgccgccgccgcctccaaAGCCAGTCCCGccgcggcggcagcggcggcggcggcgtcGGGGGCGGCCAAGTCCCCCGCCGACGGGGGCGAGACTCACCCGGCGAAGTACGGGGAGCACGGCAGCCCCGCCATCCTCCTCATGGGCTCTAATAATGGAGGACCTGTTATAAAGCCCGACTCGCAACAGCCGCTGGTGTGGCCTGCCTGGGTCTACTGCACTAGGTATTCAGACAGACCGTCCTCGGGTAAGGAACCGCGGCGCATCTGGGAGCTGTTAAATCGTGACAAGGTc
Coding sequences:
- the EN1 gene encoding homeobox protein engrailed-1; this encodes MEEPPEGHGHRDAAPGPASSGSGSDGESVPVSPSPAPASPAAPCPLPLPRRRHPPPPPPPPPPPPHRTTNFFIDNILRPDFGCKKEPPAPAGGGGGGGSRERDGDRGQSSGRENVNPLLARPPNPPVLLCPDSNCRPDGSAPPPPAAAASKASPAAAAAAAAASGAAKSPADGGETHPAKYGEHGSPAILLMGSNNGGPVIKPDSQQPLVWPAWVYCTRYSDRPSSGPRTRKLKKKKTEKEDKRPRTAFTAEQLQRLKAEFQANRYITEQRRQSLAQELSLNESQIKIWFQNKRAKIKKATGIKNGLALHLMAQGLYNHSTTTVQDKEESE